The following are from one region of the Macaca thibetana thibetana isolate TM-01 chromosome 2, ASM2454274v1, whole genome shotgun sequence genome:
- the LOC126947616 gene encoding uncharacterized protein LOC126947616 — MLEFAEIAKPLYTVTGGNDPLVWTDTEEQAFKNLKKALTEAPALALPNISKPFHLFIHESQGVAKAELTQTLGPWRCPVAYLFGRDWTLWPLDGQAVCKLQATASLVQEADKLTLDQNLTLTAPHAIETLLQSASGKRMSNARILQYQSLLLDQPDLTFSPTRWLNPATLLPDPDFTTPVHDCQQLLETTETGRPDLQDVPLNKADATVFTDGNSFLKQGVQKAGAAVTTETDVLWAQALPASTSAQKAELITLTQALQWGKDKHINIYTDSRYAFATVHVHGASAQECGLLTSAGKTIKKQEILALLEAVWLPQQVAVIHCKGHQRENTAVAHSNRRADCGREAGRLPVVPLVLLPTVSFPQPNLPNHPKYSTKEEKQASHLQANKN; from the coding sequence ATGTTAGAGTTTGCAGAGATTGCCAAGCCCCTGTACACTGTTACTGGAGGGAATGACCCACTAGTTTGGACTGACACCGAAGAACAGGCTTTCAAAAACCTGAAAAAGGCATTAACTGAGGCCCCTGCTCTAGCCCTCCCTAATATCTCAAAACCATTTCACCTTTTTATTCATGAGAGCCAGGGAGTTGCTAAGGCGGAGCTCACTCAGACTTTAGGACCCTGGAGATGCCCAGTAGCCTATTTGTTTGGCAGAGACTGGACCCTGTGGCCTCTGGATGGCCAAGCTGTCTGCAAGCTACAGGCAACAGCAAGCCTAGTCCAGGAGGCTGATAAATTGACTCTGGACCAAAATTTAACCCTTACGGCTCCTCATGCCATAGAGACTTTGCTGCAAAGTGCTTCTGGCAAACGGATGTCAAATGCTCGCATCCTGCAGTATCAGAGTTTACTGTTAGATCAGCCTGATTTGACTTTCTCTCCCACAAGGTGGTTAAATCCAGCTACTTTACTCCCTGATCCAGACTTCACTACACCTGTCCATGACTGCCAGCAACTCTTAGAAACTACGGAAACTGGCCGACCTGATCTCCAAGATGTGCCCCTAAACAAGGCAGATGCCACCGTCTTTACAGATGGTAACAGCTTCCTCAAACAGGGAGTACAAAAGGCTGGTGCAGCCGTTACTACGGAGACAGATGTGCTATGGGCCCAGGCGTTGCCAGCAAGTACCTCGGCCCAGAAGGCTGAATTGATCACCCTCACTCAGGCTCTCCAATGGGGTAAGGACAAACATATTAACATTTACACTGACAGTAGGTATGCTTTTGCTACTGTACATGTACATGGAGCCTCAGCTCAAGAGTGTGGACTACTCACCTCAGCAGGAAAGactattaaaaaacaagaaattttagCCCTGCTTGAAGCTGTTTGGCTTCCTCAGCAGGTGGCTGTAAttcactgcaaaggacatcaaaGAGAAAACACAGCTGTTGCCCATAGTAACCGAAGAGCAGACTGCGGCCGAGAAGCTGGTCGGCTCCCAGTAGTGCCCTTGGTCCTGCTGCCCACTGTGTCTTTTCCACAGCCCAACTTGCCAAATCACCCAAAATACTCcacaaaggaagagaaacaggCTTCACATCTTCAGGCTAATAAAAATTAG
- the NEK4 gene encoding serine/threonine-protein kinase Nek4 isoform X5 has translation MPLAAYCYLRVVGKGSYGEVTLVKHRRDGKQYVIKKLNLRNASSRERRAAEQEAQLLSQLKHPNIVTYKESWEGGDGLLYIVMGFCEGGDLYRKLKEQKGQLLPENQVVEWFVQIAMALQYLHEKHILHRDLKTQNVFLTRTNIIKVGDLGIARVLENHCDMASTLIGTPYYMSPELFSNKPYNYKSDVWALGCCVYEMATLKHAFNAKDMNSLVYRIIEGKLPPMPRDYSPELAELIRTMLSKRPEERPSVRSILRQPYIKRQISFFLEATKIKTSKSNIKNGDSKSKPFATVVSGKAESNHEVIHPQPHSSKGSQTYIMDEGKCLSQEKPRASGPLKSPASLKAHTCKQDFSNTTELATISKVNIDILPAKGRDSVSDDFVQENQPRHLDASNELGGICSISQVKEEMLQNNSKSSAQPENLIPTWSSDIVAGEKNEPVKPLQPLIKEQKPKDQDQVTGECTIEKQGRIHPDLQPHNSGSEPSLSRQRRQKKREQTEHRGEKRQVGRDLFAFQESPPRVLPSHPIVGKVDITSIQKEAENQCRVVTGSVSSSRSSAMSSSKDRPLSARERRRLKQSQEEMSSSGPSVRKASLSVAGQGKPQEEDQPMPARRLSSDCSVTQERKLIHCLSEDELSSSTSSTDKSDGDCREGKGQTNEINALVQLMTQTLKLDSKESCEDVPVANPVSEFRLHRKYRDTLILHGKVAEEAEEIHFKELPSAIMPGSEKIRRLVEVLRADVIHGLGVQLLEQVYDLLEEEDEFEREFFQPHHSVSPEFLSCDQEEVRRQVKGKQEEEEFL, from the exons ATGCCCTTGGCCGCCTACTGCTACCTGCGGGTCGTGGGCAAGGGGAGCTACGGAGAGGTGACGCTTGTGAAGCACCGGCGGGACGGCAAGCAG tatgtcATCAAAAAACTGAACCTCCGAAATGCCTCTAGCCGAGAGCGGCGAGCTGCTGAACAGGAAGCCCAGCTCTTGTCTCAGTTGAAGCATCCCAACATTGTCACCTACAAGGAGTCATGGGAAGGAGGAGATGGTCTGCTCTACATCGTCATGGGCTTCTGTGAAGGAGGTGATCTGTACCGAAAGCTTAAGGAGCAGAAAGGGCAGCTTCTGCCTGAGAATCAGGTGGTAGAGTGGTTTGTACAGATCGCCATGGCTTTGCAG TATTTACATGAAAAACACATCCTTCATCGAGATCTGAAAACTCAAAATGTCTTCCTAACAAGAACAAACATCATCAAAGTGGGGGACCTAGGAATTGCCCGAGTGTTAGAGAACCACTGTGACATGGCTAGCACACTCATTGGCACACCCTACTACATGAGCCCTGAATTGTTCTCAAACAAACCCTACAACTATAAG tctGATGTTTGGGCTCTAGGATGCTGTGTCTATGAAATGGCTACCCTGAAGCATGCTTTCAATGCAAAAGATATGAATTCTTTAGTTTATCGGATTATTGAAGGAAAG ctgCCACCAATGCCAAGGGATTACAGCCCAGAGTTGGCAGAACTGATAAGAACAATGCTGAGTAAAAGGCCTGAAGAAAGGCCGTCTGTGAGGAGCATCCTGAGGCAGCCTTATATAAAGCGGCAAATCTCCTTCTTTTTGGAGGCCACAAAGAT AAAAACCTCCAAAAGTAACATTAAAAATGGTGACTCTAAATCCAAGCCTTTTGCTACAGTGGTTTCCGGAAAGGCAGAATCAAATCATGAAGTAATCCACCCCCAACCACACTCTTCTAAGGGCTCCCAGACATATATAAtg GATGAAGGCAAATGTTTGTCCCAGGAGAAACCCAGGGCCTCTGGTCCCTTGAAGTCACCTGCCAGTCTGAAAGCCCATACCTGCAAACAGGACTTTAGCAATACCACAGAACTAGCCACAATCAGTAAGGTAAATATTGACATCTTACCTGCAAAAGGGAGGGATTCAGTGAGTGATGACTTCGTTCAGGAGAATCAGCCAAGACACTTGGATGCCTCTAATGAGTTAGGAGGTATATGCAGTATTTCTCAAGTGAAAGAGGAGATGCTTCAGAACAACAGTAAATCCAGTGCCCAGCCTGAAAACCTGATTCCCACATGGTCCTCTGACATTgttgctggggaaaaaaatgaaccagTGAAGCCTCTGCAGCCCCTAATCAAAGAACAAAAGCCAAAGGACCAG gatcAAGTTACTGGTGAATGTACTATAGAAAAACAGGGCAGAATCCACCCAGATTTACAGCCACACAACTCTGGGTCTGAACCTTCTCTGTCTCGACAGCGACGGcagaagaagagagaacagaCTGAGCACAGAGGGGAAAAGAGACAGGTTGGCAGAGATCTCTTTGCT ttcCAAGAGTCGCCTCCTCGAGTTTTGCCTTCTCATCCCATTGTTGGGAAAGTGGATATCACATCAATACAAAAAGAGGCTGAAAACCAGTGTAGAGTGGTCACTGGGTCTGTGAGCAGTTCAAGGAGCAGTGCGATGTCATCATCAAAG GATCGACCATTATCAGCCAGAGAGAGGAGGCGACTAAAGCAGTCACAGGAAGAAATGTCCTCTTCAG GCCCTTCAGTGAGGAAAGCTTCTCTGAGTGTAGCAGGGCAAGGAAAACCCCAGGAGGAAGACCAGCCCATGCCCGCCCGACGGCTCTCCTCTGACTGCAGTGTCACTCAG GAAAGGAAACTGATTCATTGTCTGTCTGAGGATGAGTTAAGTTCTTCTACAAGTTCAACTGATAAGTCAGATGGGGATTGCAGGGAAGG gaaAGGTCAGACAAATGAAATTAATGCCTTGGTACAATTGATGACTCAGACTCTGAAACTGGATTCTAAAGAGAGCTGTGAAGATGTCCCGGTAGCAAACCCAGTGTCAGAATTCAGACTTCATCGGAAATATCGGGACACACTGATACTTCATGGGAAGGTTGCAGAAGAGGCAGAGGAAATCCATTTTAAAGAGCTGCCTTCAG CTATCATGCCAGGTTCTGAAAAGATCAGGAGACTAGTTGAAGTCTTGAGAGCTGATGTAATTCATGGCCTGGGAGTTCAGCTTTTAGAGCAGGTGTATGATCTtttggaggaggaggatgaattTGAGAGAGAG
- the NEK4 gene encoding serine/threonine-protein kinase Nek4 isoform X4, which produces MPLAAYCYLRVVGKGSYGEVTLVKHRRDGKQYVIKKLNLRNASSRERRAAEQEAQLLSQLKHPNIVTYKESWEGGDGLLYIVMGFCEGGDLYRKLKEQKGQLLPENQVVEWFVQIAMALQYLHEKHILHRDLKTQNVFLTRTNIIKVGDLGIARVLENHCDMASTLIGTPYYMSPELFSNKPYNYKSDVWALGCCVYEMATLKHAFNAKDMNSLVYRIIEGKLPPMPRDYSPELAELIRTMLSKRPEERPSVRSILRQPYIKRQISFFLEATKIKTSKSNIKNGDSKSKPFATVVSGKAESNHEVIHPQPHSSKGSQTYIMDEGKCLSQEKPRASGPLKSPASLKAHTCKQDFSNTTELATISKVNIDILPAKGRDSVSDDFVQENQPRHLDASNELGGICSISQVKEEMLQNNSKSSAQPENLIPTWSSDIVAGEKNEPVKPLQPLIKEQKPKDQDQVTGECTIEKQGRIHPDLQPHNSGSEPSLSRQRRQKKREQTEHRGEKRQVGRDLFAFQESPPRVLPSHPIVGKVDITSIQKEAENQCRVVTGSVSSSRSSAMSSSKDRPLSARERRRLKQSQEEMSSSGPSVRKASLSVAGQGKPQEEDQPMPARRLSSDCSVTQERKLIHCLSEDELSSSTSSTDKSDGDCREGKGQTNEINALVQLMTQTLKLDSKESCEDVPVANPVSEFRLHRKYRDTLILHGKVAEEAEEIHFKELPSAIMPGSEKIRRLVEVLRADVIHGLGVQLLEQVYDLLEEEDEFEREVCSFTPEASKTMNPLEGTKNSRHTAFKSCISHHEGLQLHP; this is translated from the exons ATGCCCTTGGCCGCCTACTGCTACCTGCGGGTCGTGGGCAAGGGGAGCTACGGAGAGGTGACGCTTGTGAAGCACCGGCGGGACGGCAAGCAG tatgtcATCAAAAAACTGAACCTCCGAAATGCCTCTAGCCGAGAGCGGCGAGCTGCTGAACAGGAAGCCCAGCTCTTGTCTCAGTTGAAGCATCCCAACATTGTCACCTACAAGGAGTCATGGGAAGGAGGAGATGGTCTGCTCTACATCGTCATGGGCTTCTGTGAAGGAGGTGATCTGTACCGAAAGCTTAAGGAGCAGAAAGGGCAGCTTCTGCCTGAGAATCAGGTGGTAGAGTGGTTTGTACAGATCGCCATGGCTTTGCAG TATTTACATGAAAAACACATCCTTCATCGAGATCTGAAAACTCAAAATGTCTTCCTAACAAGAACAAACATCATCAAAGTGGGGGACCTAGGAATTGCCCGAGTGTTAGAGAACCACTGTGACATGGCTAGCACACTCATTGGCACACCCTACTACATGAGCCCTGAATTGTTCTCAAACAAACCCTACAACTATAAG tctGATGTTTGGGCTCTAGGATGCTGTGTCTATGAAATGGCTACCCTGAAGCATGCTTTCAATGCAAAAGATATGAATTCTTTAGTTTATCGGATTATTGAAGGAAAG ctgCCACCAATGCCAAGGGATTACAGCCCAGAGTTGGCAGAACTGATAAGAACAATGCTGAGTAAAAGGCCTGAAGAAAGGCCGTCTGTGAGGAGCATCCTGAGGCAGCCTTATATAAAGCGGCAAATCTCCTTCTTTTTGGAGGCCACAAAGAT AAAAACCTCCAAAAGTAACATTAAAAATGGTGACTCTAAATCCAAGCCTTTTGCTACAGTGGTTTCCGGAAAGGCAGAATCAAATCATGAAGTAATCCACCCCCAACCACACTCTTCTAAGGGCTCCCAGACATATATAAtg GATGAAGGCAAATGTTTGTCCCAGGAGAAACCCAGGGCCTCTGGTCCCTTGAAGTCACCTGCCAGTCTGAAAGCCCATACCTGCAAACAGGACTTTAGCAATACCACAGAACTAGCCACAATCAGTAAGGTAAATATTGACATCTTACCTGCAAAAGGGAGGGATTCAGTGAGTGATGACTTCGTTCAGGAGAATCAGCCAAGACACTTGGATGCCTCTAATGAGTTAGGAGGTATATGCAGTATTTCTCAAGTGAAAGAGGAGATGCTTCAGAACAACAGTAAATCCAGTGCCCAGCCTGAAAACCTGATTCCCACATGGTCCTCTGACATTgttgctggggaaaaaaatgaaccagTGAAGCCTCTGCAGCCCCTAATCAAAGAACAAAAGCCAAAGGACCAG gatcAAGTTACTGGTGAATGTACTATAGAAAAACAGGGCAGAATCCACCCAGATTTACAGCCACACAACTCTGGGTCTGAACCTTCTCTGTCTCGACAGCGACGGcagaagaagagagaacagaCTGAGCACAGAGGGGAAAAGAGACAGGTTGGCAGAGATCTCTTTGCT ttcCAAGAGTCGCCTCCTCGAGTTTTGCCTTCTCATCCCATTGTTGGGAAAGTGGATATCACATCAATACAAAAAGAGGCTGAAAACCAGTGTAGAGTGGTCACTGGGTCTGTGAGCAGTTCAAGGAGCAGTGCGATGTCATCATCAAAG GATCGACCATTATCAGCCAGAGAGAGGAGGCGACTAAAGCAGTCACAGGAAGAAATGTCCTCTTCAG GCCCTTCAGTGAGGAAAGCTTCTCTGAGTGTAGCAGGGCAAGGAAAACCCCAGGAGGAAGACCAGCCCATGCCCGCCCGACGGCTCTCCTCTGACTGCAGTGTCACTCAG GAAAGGAAACTGATTCATTGTCTGTCTGAGGATGAGTTAAGTTCTTCTACAAGTTCAACTGATAAGTCAGATGGGGATTGCAGGGAAGG gaaAGGTCAGACAAATGAAATTAATGCCTTGGTACAATTGATGACTCAGACTCTGAAACTGGATTCTAAAGAGAGCTGTGAAGATGTCCCGGTAGCAAACCCAGTGTCAGAATTCAGACTTCATCGGAAATATCGGGACACACTGATACTTCATGGGAAGGTTGCAGAAGAGGCAGAGGAAATCCATTTTAAAGAGCTGCCTTCAG CTATCATGCCAGGTTCTGAAAAGATCAGGAGACTAGTTGAAGTCTTGAGAGCTGATGTAATTCATGGCCTGGGAGTTCAGCTTTTAGAGCAGGTGTATGATCTtttggaggaggaggatgaattTGAGAGAGAG
- the NEK4 gene encoding serine/threonine-protein kinase Nek4 isoform X7 gives MPLAAYCYLRVVGKGSYGEVTLVKHRRDGKQYVIKKLNLRNASSRERRAAEQEAQLLSQLKHPNIVTYKESWEGGDGLLYIVMGFCEGGDLYRKLKEQKGQLLPENQVVEWFVQIAMALQYLHEKHILHRDLKTQNVFLTRTNIIKVGDLGIARVLENHCDMASTLIGTPYYMSPELFSNKPYNYKSDVWALGCCVYEMATLKHAFNAKDMNSLVYRIIEGKLPPMPRDYSPELAELIRTMLSKRPEERPSVRSILRQPYIKRQISFFLEATKIKTSKSNIKNGDSKSKPFATVVSGKAESNHEVIHPQPHSSKGSQTYIMDEGKCLSQEKPRASGPLKSPASLKAHTCKQDFSNTTELATISKVNIDILPAKGRDSVSDDFVQENQPRHLDASNELGGICSISQVKEEMLQNNSKSSAQPENLIPTWSSDIVAGEKNEPVKPLQPLIKEQKPKDQDQVTGECTIEKQGRIHPDLQPHNSGSEPSLSRQRRQKKREQTEHRGEKRQVGRDLFAFQESPPRVLPSHPIVGKVDITSIQKEAENQCRVVTGSVSSSRSSAMSSSKDRPLSARERRRLKQSQEEMSSSGPSVRKASLSVAGQGKPQEEDQPMPARRLSSDCSVTQERKLIHCLSEDELSSSTSSTDKSDGDCREGKGQTNEINALVQLMTQTLKLDSKESCEDVPVANPVSEFRLHRKYRDTLILHGKVAEEAEEIHFKELPSAIMPGSEKIRRLVEVLRADVIHGLGVQLLEQVYDLLEEEDEFERELYS, from the exons ATGCCCTTGGCCGCCTACTGCTACCTGCGGGTCGTGGGCAAGGGGAGCTACGGAGAGGTGACGCTTGTGAAGCACCGGCGGGACGGCAAGCAG tatgtcATCAAAAAACTGAACCTCCGAAATGCCTCTAGCCGAGAGCGGCGAGCTGCTGAACAGGAAGCCCAGCTCTTGTCTCAGTTGAAGCATCCCAACATTGTCACCTACAAGGAGTCATGGGAAGGAGGAGATGGTCTGCTCTACATCGTCATGGGCTTCTGTGAAGGAGGTGATCTGTACCGAAAGCTTAAGGAGCAGAAAGGGCAGCTTCTGCCTGAGAATCAGGTGGTAGAGTGGTTTGTACAGATCGCCATGGCTTTGCAG TATTTACATGAAAAACACATCCTTCATCGAGATCTGAAAACTCAAAATGTCTTCCTAACAAGAACAAACATCATCAAAGTGGGGGACCTAGGAATTGCCCGAGTGTTAGAGAACCACTGTGACATGGCTAGCACACTCATTGGCACACCCTACTACATGAGCCCTGAATTGTTCTCAAACAAACCCTACAACTATAAG tctGATGTTTGGGCTCTAGGATGCTGTGTCTATGAAATGGCTACCCTGAAGCATGCTTTCAATGCAAAAGATATGAATTCTTTAGTTTATCGGATTATTGAAGGAAAG ctgCCACCAATGCCAAGGGATTACAGCCCAGAGTTGGCAGAACTGATAAGAACAATGCTGAGTAAAAGGCCTGAAGAAAGGCCGTCTGTGAGGAGCATCCTGAGGCAGCCTTATATAAAGCGGCAAATCTCCTTCTTTTTGGAGGCCACAAAGAT AAAAACCTCCAAAAGTAACATTAAAAATGGTGACTCTAAATCCAAGCCTTTTGCTACAGTGGTTTCCGGAAAGGCAGAATCAAATCATGAAGTAATCCACCCCCAACCACACTCTTCTAAGGGCTCCCAGACATATATAAtg GATGAAGGCAAATGTTTGTCCCAGGAGAAACCCAGGGCCTCTGGTCCCTTGAAGTCACCTGCCAGTCTGAAAGCCCATACCTGCAAACAGGACTTTAGCAATACCACAGAACTAGCCACAATCAGTAAGGTAAATATTGACATCTTACCTGCAAAAGGGAGGGATTCAGTGAGTGATGACTTCGTTCAGGAGAATCAGCCAAGACACTTGGATGCCTCTAATGAGTTAGGAGGTATATGCAGTATTTCTCAAGTGAAAGAGGAGATGCTTCAGAACAACAGTAAATCCAGTGCCCAGCCTGAAAACCTGATTCCCACATGGTCCTCTGACATTgttgctggggaaaaaaatgaaccagTGAAGCCTCTGCAGCCCCTAATCAAAGAACAAAAGCCAAAGGACCAG gatcAAGTTACTGGTGAATGTACTATAGAAAAACAGGGCAGAATCCACCCAGATTTACAGCCACACAACTCTGGGTCTGAACCTTCTCTGTCTCGACAGCGACGGcagaagaagagagaacagaCTGAGCACAGAGGGGAAAAGAGACAGGTTGGCAGAGATCTCTTTGCT ttcCAAGAGTCGCCTCCTCGAGTTTTGCCTTCTCATCCCATTGTTGGGAAAGTGGATATCACATCAATACAAAAAGAGGCTGAAAACCAGTGTAGAGTGGTCACTGGGTCTGTGAGCAGTTCAAGGAGCAGTGCGATGTCATCATCAAAG GATCGACCATTATCAGCCAGAGAGAGGAGGCGACTAAAGCAGTCACAGGAAGAAATGTCCTCTTCAG GCCCTTCAGTGAGGAAAGCTTCTCTGAGTGTAGCAGGGCAAGGAAAACCCCAGGAGGAAGACCAGCCCATGCCCGCCCGACGGCTCTCCTCTGACTGCAGTGTCACTCAG GAAAGGAAACTGATTCATTGTCTGTCTGAGGATGAGTTAAGTTCTTCTACAAGTTCAACTGATAAGTCAGATGGGGATTGCAGGGAAGG gaaAGGTCAGACAAATGAAATTAATGCCTTGGTACAATTGATGACTCAGACTCTGAAACTGGATTCTAAAGAGAGCTGTGAAGATGTCCCGGTAGCAAACCCAGTGTCAGAATTCAGACTTCATCGGAAATATCGGGACACACTGATACTTCATGGGAAGGTTGCAGAAGAGGCAGAGGAAATCCATTTTAAAGAGCTGCCTTCAG CTATCATGCCAGGTTCTGAAAAGATCAGGAGACTAGTTGAAGTCTTGAGAGCTGATGTAATTCATGGCCTGGGAGTTCAGCTTTTAGAGCAGGTGTATGATCTtttggaggaggaggatgaattTGAGAGAGAG
- the NEK4 gene encoding serine/threonine-protein kinase Nek4 isoform X6 produces MPLAAYCYLRVVGKGSYGEVTLVKHRRDGKQYVIKKLNLRNASSRERRAAEQEAQLLSQLKHPNIVTYKESWEGGDGLLYIVMGFCEGGDLYRKLKEQKGQLLPENQVVEWFVQIAMALQYLHEKHILHRDLKTQNVFLTRTNIIKVGDLGIARVLENHCDMASTLIGTPYYMSPELFSNKPYNYKSDVWALGCCVYEMATLKHAFNAKDMNSLVYRIIEGKLPPMPRDYSPELAELIRTMLSKRPEERPSVRSILRQPYIKRQISFFLEATKIKTSKSNIKNGDSKSKPFATVVSGKAESNHEVIHPQPHSSKGSQTYIMDEGKCLSQEKPRASGPLKSPASLKAHTCKQDFSNTTELATISKVNIDILPAKGRDSVSDDFVQENQPRHLDASNELGGICSISQVKEEMLQNNSKSSAQPENLIPTWSSDIVAGEKNEPVKPLQPLIKEQKPKDQDQVTGECTIEKQGRIHPDLQPHNSGSEPSLSRQRRQKKREQTEHRGEKRQVGRDLFAFQESPPRVLPSHPIVGKVDITSIQKEAENQCRVVTGSVSSSRSSAMSSSKDRPLSARERRRLKQSQEEMSSSGPSVRKASLSVAGQGKPQEEDQPMPARRLSSDCSVTQERKLIHCLSEDELSSSTSSTDKSDGDCREGKGQTNEINALVQLMTQTLKLDSKESCEDVPVANPVSEFRLHRKYRDTLILHGKVAEEAEEIHFKELPSAIMPGSEKIRRLVEVLRADVIHGLGVQLLEQVYDLLEEEDEFEREVHLREHMGEKYTTYSVKARQLKFFEENMNF; encoded by the exons ATGCCCTTGGCCGCCTACTGCTACCTGCGGGTCGTGGGCAAGGGGAGCTACGGAGAGGTGACGCTTGTGAAGCACCGGCGGGACGGCAAGCAG tatgtcATCAAAAAACTGAACCTCCGAAATGCCTCTAGCCGAGAGCGGCGAGCTGCTGAACAGGAAGCCCAGCTCTTGTCTCAGTTGAAGCATCCCAACATTGTCACCTACAAGGAGTCATGGGAAGGAGGAGATGGTCTGCTCTACATCGTCATGGGCTTCTGTGAAGGAGGTGATCTGTACCGAAAGCTTAAGGAGCAGAAAGGGCAGCTTCTGCCTGAGAATCAGGTGGTAGAGTGGTTTGTACAGATCGCCATGGCTTTGCAG TATTTACATGAAAAACACATCCTTCATCGAGATCTGAAAACTCAAAATGTCTTCCTAACAAGAACAAACATCATCAAAGTGGGGGACCTAGGAATTGCCCGAGTGTTAGAGAACCACTGTGACATGGCTAGCACACTCATTGGCACACCCTACTACATGAGCCCTGAATTGTTCTCAAACAAACCCTACAACTATAAG tctGATGTTTGGGCTCTAGGATGCTGTGTCTATGAAATGGCTACCCTGAAGCATGCTTTCAATGCAAAAGATATGAATTCTTTAGTTTATCGGATTATTGAAGGAAAG ctgCCACCAATGCCAAGGGATTACAGCCCAGAGTTGGCAGAACTGATAAGAACAATGCTGAGTAAAAGGCCTGAAGAAAGGCCGTCTGTGAGGAGCATCCTGAGGCAGCCTTATATAAAGCGGCAAATCTCCTTCTTTTTGGAGGCCACAAAGAT AAAAACCTCCAAAAGTAACATTAAAAATGGTGACTCTAAATCCAAGCCTTTTGCTACAGTGGTTTCCGGAAAGGCAGAATCAAATCATGAAGTAATCCACCCCCAACCACACTCTTCTAAGGGCTCCCAGACATATATAAtg GATGAAGGCAAATGTTTGTCCCAGGAGAAACCCAGGGCCTCTGGTCCCTTGAAGTCACCTGCCAGTCTGAAAGCCCATACCTGCAAACAGGACTTTAGCAATACCACAGAACTAGCCACAATCAGTAAGGTAAATATTGACATCTTACCTGCAAAAGGGAGGGATTCAGTGAGTGATGACTTCGTTCAGGAGAATCAGCCAAGACACTTGGATGCCTCTAATGAGTTAGGAGGTATATGCAGTATTTCTCAAGTGAAAGAGGAGATGCTTCAGAACAACAGTAAATCCAGTGCCCAGCCTGAAAACCTGATTCCCACATGGTCCTCTGACATTgttgctggggaaaaaaatgaaccagTGAAGCCTCTGCAGCCCCTAATCAAAGAACAAAAGCCAAAGGACCAG gatcAAGTTACTGGTGAATGTACTATAGAAAAACAGGGCAGAATCCACCCAGATTTACAGCCACACAACTCTGGGTCTGAACCTTCTCTGTCTCGACAGCGACGGcagaagaagagagaacagaCTGAGCACAGAGGGGAAAAGAGACAGGTTGGCAGAGATCTCTTTGCT ttcCAAGAGTCGCCTCCTCGAGTTTTGCCTTCTCATCCCATTGTTGGGAAAGTGGATATCACATCAATACAAAAAGAGGCTGAAAACCAGTGTAGAGTGGTCACTGGGTCTGTGAGCAGTTCAAGGAGCAGTGCGATGTCATCATCAAAG GATCGACCATTATCAGCCAGAGAGAGGAGGCGACTAAAGCAGTCACAGGAAGAAATGTCCTCTTCAG GCCCTTCAGTGAGGAAAGCTTCTCTGAGTGTAGCAGGGCAAGGAAAACCCCAGGAGGAAGACCAGCCCATGCCCGCCCGACGGCTCTCCTCTGACTGCAGTGTCACTCAG GAAAGGAAACTGATTCATTGTCTGTCTGAGGATGAGTTAAGTTCTTCTACAAGTTCAACTGATAAGTCAGATGGGGATTGCAGGGAAGG gaaAGGTCAGACAAATGAAATTAATGCCTTGGTACAATTGATGACTCAGACTCTGAAACTGGATTCTAAAGAGAGCTGTGAAGATGTCCCGGTAGCAAACCCAGTGTCAGAATTCAGACTTCATCGGAAATATCGGGACACACTGATACTTCATGGGAAGGTTGCAGAAGAGGCAGAGGAAATCCATTTTAAAGAGCTGCCTTCAG CTATCATGCCAGGTTCTGAAAAGATCAGGAGACTAGTTGAAGTCTTGAGAGCTGATGTAATTCATGGCCTGGGAGTTCAGCTTTTAGAGCAGGTGTATGATCTtttggaggaggaggatgaattTGAGAGAGAG